Proteins encoded by one window of Fundidesulfovibrio magnetotacticus:
- a CDS encoding ABC transporter permease, with protein MGKADLDAPGLAARLARALAVPVALLALWQLAAVSGLVNPHILPSPWQVLRRWAAYASPTEPLAQGMNPLAWAFSGELPHDALATAVRVAVGFAIGAGLALPLGLAMGSFDRVYNLLNPLLQVLRPIPPIAYIPLAILWFGLGNPPAYFLISLGAFFPVLMNTIAGVRQVDRIYIRAGRNLGAGSATMFTRIILPAATPLILTGMRVGVGVAFICVIVAEMIAVNDGLGFRILEAREFFWSDKIIAGMLTIGLMGLAIDTCMDRLNAHLLRWHRGAGGR; from the coding sequence ATGGGCAAGGCGGACCTCGACGCGCCGGGCCTGGCCGCGCGCCTGGCGCGCGCCCTGGCCGTGCCGGTGGCGCTCCTGGCGCTGTGGCAGCTGGCGGCCGTCTCCGGGCTGGTGAACCCGCACATCCTGCCCTCGCCGTGGCAGGTGCTCCGGCGCTGGGCGGCCTACGCCAGCCCCACCGAGCCCCTGGCCCAGGGCATGAACCCCCTGGCCTGGGCCTTCTCCGGCGAGTTGCCACACGACGCCCTGGCCACCGCCGTGCGCGTGGCCGTGGGCTTCGCTATCGGGGCCGGTCTGGCCCTGCCGCTGGGACTGGCCATGGGCTCCTTCGACCGGGTGTACAACCTGCTCAACCCGCTGCTCCAGGTGCTGCGGCCCATCCCGCCCATCGCCTACATCCCCCTGGCCATCCTCTGGTTCGGCCTGGGCAACCCGCCCGCCTACTTCCTCATCAGCCTGGGGGCCTTCTTCCCCGTGCTCATGAACACCATCGCCGGGGTCCGCCAGGTGGACCGCATCTACATCCGCGCGGGGCGCAACCTGGGGGCCGGGTCGGCCACCATGTTCACGCGCATCATCCTGCCCGCGGCCACGCCGCTCATCCTCACGGGCATGCGCGTGGGCGTGGGCGTGGCCTTCATCTGCGTGATCGTGGCGGAAATGATCGCCGTCAACGACGGCCTGGGCTTCCGCATTCTGGAGGCGCGGGAGTTCTTCTGGTCGGACAAGATCATCGCGGGCATGCTCACCATCGGGCTCATGGGCCTGGCCATCGACACGTGCATGGACCGCCTCAACGCCCATCTCCTGCGCTGGCACAGGGGGGCCGGGGGCCGATGA
- the metK gene encoding methionine adenosyltransferase — protein MVAASKGKYLFTSESVTEGHPDKVADQISDAVLDTIFSQDPEARVACETLVTTGVAFIAGEITTSAFADFAGIVRETVKNVGYNSSQMGFDWETCAVISSIDKQSADIAQGVDRTKPEEQGAGDQGMMFGFAVNETDTLMPAPIYYAHKLSRRLAYVRKEKILDFLRPDGKTQVCVEYQDGKPVRIDNIVVSSQHDENVSYEDLVDAIKHEVILKALPENLVDKGTKIYINPTGRFVIGGPLGDCGLTGRKIIQDTYGGMGHHGGGAFSGKDPSKVDRSAAYFARYVAKNVVAAGLAHRCEVQIAYAIGVAEPVSVLVSSGGNSEFSDEALTKAVREVFDMRPYFITKRLDLKRPIYLKSSCYGHFGRELPEFTWEKTDAVADLKTAMKI, from the coding sequence ATGGTCGCCGCTTCCAAGGGCAAGTATCTTTTCACTTCCGAATCCGTGACCGAAGGCCATCCGGACAAGGTCGCGGACCAGATCTCCGACGCCGTTCTCGACACCATCTTCAGCCAGGACCCCGAGGCCCGCGTGGCCTGCGAAACCCTGGTGACCACCGGCGTCGCGTTCATCGCGGGCGAGATCACCACCTCCGCCTTCGCCGATTTCGCGGGCATCGTGCGCGAGACCGTGAAGAACGTGGGCTACAACAGCTCCCAGATGGGCTTCGACTGGGAGACCTGCGCCGTCATCTCCTCCATCGACAAGCAGTCCGCGGACATCGCCCAGGGCGTCGACCGCACCAAGCCCGAGGAGCAGGGCGCCGGCGACCAGGGCATGATGTTCGGCTTCGCCGTCAACGAGACCGACACCCTCATGCCCGCCCCCATCTACTACGCCCACAAGCTCTCGCGCCGTCTGGCCTACGTGCGCAAGGAGAAGATCCTCGACTTCCTGCGCCCCGACGGCAAGACCCAGGTCTGCGTGGAATACCAGGACGGCAAGCCCGTGCGCATCGACAACATCGTCGTCTCTTCCCAGCACGACGAGAACGTCAGCTACGAAGACCTGGTGGACGCCATCAAGCACGAGGTGATCCTCAAGGCCCTGCCCGAGAACCTGGTGGACAAGGGCACCAAGATCTACATCAACCCCACCGGACGTTTCGTGATCGGCGGCCCCCTGGGCGACTGCGGCCTCACCGGACGCAAGATCATCCAGGACACCTACGGCGGCATGGGTCACCACGGCGGCGGCGCCTTCTCCGGCAAGGACCCCTCCAAGGTGGACCGCTCTGCGGCCTACTTCGCCCGCTACGTGGCCAAGAACGTGGTGGCCGCCGGCCTGGCCCACCGCTGCGAAGTGCAGATCGCCTACGCCATCGGCGTGGCCGAGCCCGTCTCCGTGCTGGTCAGCTCCGGCGGCAACAGCGAGTTCTCCGACGAGGCCCTCACCAAGGCCGTGCGCGAAGTCTTCGACATGCGCCCCTACTTCATCACCAAGCGCCTGGACCTCAAGCGCCCCATCTACCTGAAGAGCTCCTGCTACGGCCACTTCGGCCGCGAGCTGCCCGAGTTCACCTGGGAAAAGACCGACGCCGTGGCGGACCTCAAGACCGCCATGAAGATCTAG
- a CDS encoding ABC transporter ATP-binding protein has protein sequence MSALVTNTAPGAPLDVVLRGVGKRFPGRDGEVLALTGIDLDVRHGEFLCILGPSGCGKSTLLNAIAGFALPYDGAITANGVPVVRPGPDRAMVFQEYAIFPWMTVAQNVAFGLKIKGLPRTEIEARVDALLRKFQLQDFRDRFPKHLSGGMRQRVAIARVLALDSPMLLMDEPFGALDALTRRNLQDELLRIWMECGKTVLFVTHSIEESIVLANRVVVMTYRPGTIKRVVPVEMPYPRDPASPRFAELARELSGLVMEEQMRHEQAERAAGDGPD, from the coding sequence ATGAGCGCCCTGGTGACGAACACGGCCCCCGGCGCGCCGCTCGACGTGGTCCTGCGCGGCGTGGGCAAGCGCTTTCCCGGCAGGGACGGCGAGGTGCTGGCCCTCACGGGCATCGACCTGGACGTGCGCCACGGCGAGTTCCTGTGCATCCTGGGTCCATCGGGCTGCGGCAAGTCCACGCTGCTCAACGCCATCGCGGGGTTCGCCCTGCCCTACGACGGCGCCATCACCGCCAACGGCGTACCCGTCGTTCGCCCAGGACCGGACCGGGCCATGGTCTTCCAGGAGTACGCCATCTTCCCCTGGATGACGGTGGCCCAGAACGTGGCCTTCGGCCTGAAGATCAAGGGGCTGCCCCGGACGGAGATCGAGGCCCGCGTGGACGCCCTGCTGCGCAAGTTCCAACTCCAGGACTTCCGCGACCGCTTCCCCAAGCACCTCTCGGGCGGCATGCGCCAGCGCGTGGCCATCGCCCGCGTGCTGGCCCTGGATTCGCCCATGCTCCTCATGGACGAGCCCTTCGGCGCGCTGGACGCCCTCACCCGGCGCAACCTCCAGGACGAACTCCTGCGCATCTGGATGGAGTGCGGCAAGACGGTGCTCTTCGTCACCCACAGCATCGAGGAGTCCATCGTGCTGGCCAACCGCGTGGTGGTGATGACCTACCGGCCGGGAACCATCAAGCGCGTGGTCCCCGTGGAGATGCCCTATCCGCGCGACCCGGCCTCGCCGCGCTTCGCGGAGCTGGCCCGGGAGCTCTCCGGGCTGGTGATGGAAGAGCAGATGCGCCACGAACAGGCCGAGCGCGCGGCGGGGGACGGCCCGGACTAG
- the panC gene encoding pantoate--beta-alanine ligase: protein MQIVTSPKEFSSVCRAWRAQGHTLALAPTMGYLHAGHLSLFTWARANAAKVAATIFVNPTQFGPGEDLDRYPRDPEGDAAKARQAGVDLLYMPQARDMYPQGFATTVSVAGLTSGLCGRSRPGHFDGVATVVTKLLVQALPDVAVFGRKDWQQLAVIRRLAADLDLPVAIEGRPIFREPDGLAMSSRNALLPPEERAQAPHVRKGLLLAHEMVAAGERSPRKVVGAVEDYYRSAMPLARTDYVECVHPETIQPVGDASGPALLAVAVKFPGARLIDNALLAGEEDQS from the coding sequence ATGCAGATCGTCACGTCGCCCAAGGAATTTTCGTCCGTCTGCCGCGCCTGGCGCGCCCAGGGGCACACCCTGGCCCTGGCCCCCACCATGGGCTACCTCCACGCCGGGCACCTCTCGCTCTTCACCTGGGCCAGGGCAAACGCCGCCAAGGTGGCCGCCACCATCTTCGTCAACCCCACCCAGTTCGGCCCCGGGGAAGACCTCGACCGCTACCCGCGCGACCCCGAGGGCGACGCCGCCAAGGCCCGCCAGGCCGGGGTGGACCTCCTCTACATGCCCCAGGCCCGCGACATGTATCCCCAGGGCTTCGCCACCACCGTGAGCGTGGCCGGTCTCACCTCCGGGCTCTGCGGCCGCTCGCGCCCCGGGCACTTCGACGGCGTGGCCACCGTGGTGACCAAGCTCCTGGTGCAGGCCCTGCCCGACGTGGCCGTGTTCGGCCGCAAGGACTGGCAGCAGCTGGCCGTGATCCGCCGCCTCGCGGCCGACCTGGACCTGCCCGTGGCCATCGAGGGACGCCCCATCTTCCGCGAACCCGACGGCCTGGCCATGAGCTCGCGCAACGCCCTGCTCCCGCCCGAGGAGCGCGCCCAGGCCCCCCACGTGCGCAAGGGCCTGCTCCTGGCGCACGAGATGGTCGCGGCCGGGGAGCGCTCGCCGCGCAAGGTGGTCGGGGCCGTGGAGGACTACTACCGCTCCGCCATGCCCCTGGCCCGCACCGACTACGTGGAGTGCGTCCACCCGGAGACCATCCAGCCCGTGGGCGACGCCTCCGGCCCGGCGCTGCTGGCCGTGGCCGTAAAGTTCCCTGGCGCGCGGCTCATCGACAACGCCCTGCTCGCCGGAGAAGAGGACCAATCGTGA
- a CDS encoding ABC transporter substrate-binding protein produces MPRTLAALLVLLCVPFSSALAADVVRLGNLKFAHYGAIAYMKEIAPQYGLEIQERVFPKGIDIIPAIIAGEIDAAASAADGAVAARATGVPVLVVAGFAKGGARIVGRGDMKWSSVADLKGKKVGVARGGAQELVLLAELDKHGLSFSDKGDKDVHLVYMAYADINQALLSRNIDAMCQSEPQSSQALSQGFGVEIIKPYDTPLGEPVRTLVITEKLYANKDVAERFLKCFVAATKFFIDNPDKAQAYVREKMFKGQLSDEDYRQALENSPFSYDVTADHVQTTIDMMVKYGIGKLANPPKAADFVKLDLLAKARKDLGIQ; encoded by the coding sequence GTGCCGCGCACCCTCGCCGCCCTGCTGGTCCTGCTCTGCGTCCCCTTCTCCAGCGCCTTGGCCGCCGACGTGGTGCGCCTGGGCAACCTGAAGTTCGCCCACTACGGGGCCATCGCCTATATGAAGGAGATCGCGCCGCAATACGGCCTGGAGATCCAGGAGCGCGTGTTCCCCAAGGGAATCGACATCATCCCTGCCATCATCGCCGGGGAGATCGACGCGGCGGCCAGCGCGGCCGACGGGGCCGTGGCAGCCCGGGCCACGGGCGTGCCCGTGCTGGTGGTGGCCGGGTTCGCCAAGGGCGGGGCGCGCATCGTGGGCCGCGGGGACATGAAGTGGTCCTCCGTGGCCGACCTCAAGGGCAAGAAGGTGGGCGTGGCCCGGGGCGGAGCGCAGGAGCTGGTGCTCCTGGCCGAGCTGGACAAGCACGGCCTCAGCTTCTCCGACAAGGGCGACAAGGACGTGCACCTGGTCTACATGGCCTACGCCGACATCAACCAGGCCCTGCTTTCCAGGAACATCGACGCCATGTGCCAGTCCGAGCCGCAGTCCTCCCAGGCCTTGAGCCAGGGCTTCGGCGTGGAGATCATCAAGCCCTACGACACCCCCCTGGGCGAGCCGGTGCGCACCCTGGTGATCACCGAGAAACTCTACGCCAACAAGGACGTGGCGGAGCGCTTCCTCAAGTGCTTCGTGGCGGCCACCAAGTTCTTCATCGACAACCCCGACAAGGCCCAGGCCTATGTTCGCGAGAAGATGTTCAAGGGACAGCTCTCCGATGAAGACTACCGGCAGGCCCTCGAGAACTCGCCCTTCAGCTACGACGTCACCGCGGACCACGTGCAGACCACCATCGACATGATGGTCAAGTACGGCATCGGCAAGCTGGCCAACCCGCCCAAGGCCGCCGACTTCGTGAAGCTGGACCTCCTGGCCAAGGCCAGGAAAGACCTGGGCATCCAGTAG